A region of Mesorhizobium sp. AR02 DNA encodes the following proteins:
- a CDS encoding glycosyltransferase, with product MRVLHFFKTYWPDTFGGMERAIHAIACGTSKLGVEPTVLSLSRKPQENSVFFDGHWAYKAQLDLEIASTGFSLGAFKRFGELAAQADVIHYHFPWPFMDLVHFGMRVRKPTVVTYQSDIVKQSTLLQVYRPLMHLFLNSVDRIVVASPNYLETSAVLRGQRAKTIVIPNGLDANDYPAPTEARLQQWRARFPGKFFLFTGVLRYYKGLHVLIEAARLSGYPVVIVGSGPMEQELRAQADASRLSNVHFVGALEEQDKIALLTLCSVVVFPSHLRSEAFGLSLVEAAMFGKPMISCEIGTGTSFINLDKVTGLVVPPADAPALAAAMAQMWMDADMAQRFGENAAERYWSLFTSEKMAISYTKLYQDLVGNI from the coding sequence ATGCGCGTCCTCCACTTTTTCAAGACATACTGGCCTGACACGTTCGGCGGCATGGAACGAGCAATCCATGCAATCGCCTGTGGAACGTCGAAACTGGGCGTTGAGCCAACGGTGCTTTCACTGAGCCGCAAGCCGCAGGAGAACAGCGTCTTCTTCGACGGGCATTGGGCCTACAAGGCACAGCTCGATCTGGAGATCGCTTCGACGGGCTTTTCGCTGGGCGCCTTCAAGCGCTTCGGCGAACTGGCTGCGCAAGCCGATGTCATTCACTATCACTTCCCCTGGCCGTTCATGGACCTGGTTCATTTCGGCATGCGGGTGCGCAAGCCAACCGTGGTCACCTATCAGTCTGATATAGTCAAGCAGAGCACGCTGCTGCAGGTCTATCGTCCGCTGATGCATCTCTTCCTCAACAGCGTTGACCGCATTGTCGTGGCCTCGCCCAATTATCTGGAGACGAGCGCTGTCCTGCGAGGACAGCGTGCCAAGACAATCGTCATTCCGAACGGCCTGGACGCGAACGATTATCCGGCCCCCACCGAAGCACGGCTGCAACAATGGCGCGCGCGGTTTCCCGGCAAATTTTTCCTGTTCACCGGTGTGCTGCGTTATTACAAGGGCCTGCATGTCTTGATCGAGGCGGCGCGCCTGAGCGGCTATCCGGTCGTTATCGTCGGTTCAGGTCCGATGGAACAGGAGTTGCGCGCACAAGCCGACGCAAGCCGGTTGTCGAATGTGCATTTTGTCGGCGCGCTGGAAGAACAGGACAAGATCGCGCTTCTGACCCTGTGCAGCGTGGTCGTCTTCCCATCCCATCTGCGCTCGGAAGCTTTCGGATTGTCTCTTGTCGAGGCAGCGATGTTCGGCAAACCGATGATCTCCTGCGAGATCGGCACCGGCACAAGCTTCATCAACCTGGACAAGGTGACGGGATTGGTCGTCCCACCCGCTGATGCGCCGGCCTTGGCCGCAGCCATGGCGCAGATGTGGATGGACGCGGACATGGCTCAACGCTTCGGGGAAAATGCGGCAGAGCGATATTGGAGCTTGTTCACGTCTGAGAAAATGGCGATCTCCTATACGAAGCTCTACCAGGATCTCGTCGGAAATATCTAA
- a CDS encoding glycosyltransferase, whose amino-acid sequence MGYGMDNCEIVFDLRCLQDPSYKDRGVGKLSANLVRAVGRLRERIGVSTLGLVDPALPPLEDRFLHLVDRARSNAYLGVKECSTVFFELSPMTHDPFFLGRIVNDPDILKLAIVYDFIPLMKPERYLPTASNRLDYHTQLIWLSRYDHFFPISQHTSDELRRILDVNPMRIMKTGAPIDSAFERADTSGRRQRFSERYVLACGGAEPRKNVECPILAHAGSAVMQDAGIRLVVTGNYPPVWQAILRDLHTANGGRPELLIFPGFVDEDELVSIYRGALCTIVATYMEGFSIPVVEAMAAGSPVIASSIPAHKELIGRDDLMFSPDSAEELTKRLEAIIVDQAGRTEIIRDQSTRWQRFRADKIADEFWATVGDLVTRRQPKRTGILRGARPRIAFLSPMPPDQSGVADYSAATIRELGKLADVHVFSKHALGTTPDGAASVQQITILPCLSSGFDRVVGVVGNSHFHLEVFQLLERYGGACIEHDNRLLGFYGSLLGSARACAVAERELGRSVTEDEIISWLQDESRLRATFLGEIAEWASPMFVHSRVTARIVQERFSKTAVYLPFSIYRQWESDPTDQRLKSAARQSLGIAAKEFAIVSLGFVHSTKAVEECIWAVDLMRSWNIPVKLYFVGELTGDEGPFKDMVSQLGLTDHVVFSSSFIRETQYRDYLLAADAAVQLRTHRFGGLSGALLDCITVGLPTVTNEDLAMAMEAPTYVATVPDQPSPVLIAEALAGISQAGVNRSQFDEERRRYCEVRSFKNYARLLCEGLGF is encoded by the coding sequence ATGGGCTACGGCATGGACAATTGCGAAATTGTATTCGATTTGAGATGCCTGCAAGACCCGTCTTACAAGGATCGCGGTGTCGGCAAGCTGTCGGCGAATCTGGTCAGGGCTGTCGGCCGCCTTCGCGAAAGAATTGGAGTATCGACCCTCGGGTTGGTTGATCCCGCCTTGCCGCCGCTCGAGGATCGTTTCCTTCATCTCGTCGATCGGGCTCGCAGCAATGCCTATCTGGGCGTCAAGGAATGTTCGACCGTGTTCTTCGAACTGTCCCCCATGACCCATGATCCGTTCTTCCTGGGTCGCATCGTGAACGACCCGGATATTCTCAAGCTCGCGATTGTCTACGACTTCATCCCACTCATGAAGCCGGAACGTTACCTGCCAACGGCTTCCAATCGCCTCGACTATCACACCCAGCTGATTTGGCTTTCCCGCTACGATCATTTCTTTCCCATCTCGCAGCATACATCCGACGAGCTCCGGCGCATTCTCGACGTAAATCCGATGCGCATTATGAAGACCGGGGCGCCGATAGACAGCGCGTTCGAGCGCGCCGACACTTCCGGGCGGCGGCAAAGATTTTCCGAGCGCTATGTTCTTGCCTGTGGCGGAGCCGAACCTCGAAAGAATGTCGAGTGCCCTATCCTCGCCCATGCCGGAAGCGCCGTGATGCAAGACGCCGGCATTCGGCTCGTTGTCACTGGGAACTACCCACCGGTTTGGCAGGCAATCCTGCGCGATCTGCACACCGCCAATGGCGGCAGGCCCGAGCTTCTCATTTTCCCTGGTTTTGTCGACGAAGATGAACTCGTATCGATCTACCGCGGCGCGCTTTGCACGATCGTTGCAACGTACATGGAGGGATTCTCGATTCCGGTCGTCGAGGCAATGGCGGCCGGCTCACCGGTAATCGCATCTTCCATCCCTGCTCACAAGGAACTGATCGGGCGTGACGATTTGATGTTTTCTCCAGATAGCGCGGAGGAACTCACAAAGAGACTCGAAGCGATTATCGTCGATCAGGCGGGGCGCACCGAGATCATCCGGGATCAGTCGACACGGTGGCAGCGGTTTCGGGCCGACAAAATCGCGGATGAATTCTGGGCGACGGTGGGCGATTTGGTTACGCGTCGTCAGCCGAAGCGCACCGGCATCCTCAGGGGTGCGCGACCACGAATTGCATTCCTCAGCCCGATGCCGCCTGACCAGTCCGGGGTTGCGGACTATTCCGCCGCAACAATCAGGGAACTCGGCAAGCTGGCCGATGTCCACGTATTCTCAAAACATGCGCTTGGGACCACACCTGACGGCGCGGCATCGGTGCAGCAGATCACCATCCTTCCCTGCCTGTCTTCGGGCTTTGATCGCGTGGTTGGGGTGGTAGGGAATTCACATTTTCACCTGGAGGTGTTCCAGTTGCTTGAACGCTATGGCGGCGCTTGCATCGAGCACGACAATCGCCTCCTCGGCTTCTACGGAAGTCTCCTGGGTTCGGCGCGCGCCTGCGCGGTTGCGGAACGCGAGCTCGGGCGATCTGTAACCGAGGACGAAATCATTTCTTGGCTGCAGGATGAGTCAAGGCTGCGGGCAACGTTTCTCGGGGAAATCGCCGAATGGGCTTCGCCGATGTTCGTCCACTCGCGGGTGACGGCCCGGATTGTTCAAGAGCGTTTTTCCAAGACGGCGGTCTACCTACCTTTTTCCATCTATCGGCAATGGGAGAGTGATCCGACCGATCAAAGGTTGAAATCGGCAGCCAGACAGAGTCTCGGCATCGCCGCAAAAGAATTCGCAATCGTCTCTCTTGGTTTTGTTCACTCCACGAAAGCGGTCGAAGAGTGCATTTGGGCTGTTGACCTCATGCGAAGCTGGAACATTCCGGTAAAACTATATTTTGTTGGCGAGCTTACAGGAGATGAAGGGCCTTTCAAGGATATGGTCTCCCAGCTCGGCTTGACAGATCATGTAGTGTTTTCATCGAGCTTTATCCGTGAGACACAATATCGAGACTATTTGCTCGCGGCTGATGCAGCGGTTCAGTTGAGAACCCATCGCTTCGGAGGCTTGTCCGGCGCACTGCTCGACTGCATCACCGTTGGGCTGCCCACCGTTACAAACGAGGACTTGGCTATGGCGATGGAGGCTCCGACATACGTCGCTACCGTGCCAGATCAACCGAGCCCGGTTCTCATCGCGGAAGCGCTGGCCGGGATCAGCCAGGCAGGCGTCAACCGGTCTCAATTCGATGAGGAGCGACGACGCTATTGCGAAGTTCGTAGTTTCAAGAACTACGCACGGCTGCTGTGCGAGGGGCTTGGATTCTGA
- a CDS encoding ABC transporter ATP-binding protein, producing MASVILAGVSVEFPVFNAASRSLKNRVLSVATGGAIDRRVDGHVIVRGLEDVSFAVNEGDRIGLVGHNGSGKTTLLRVLSGIYKPTSGSAAIQGECVSLINISLGIDPEATGRENIRLRAAMMGMRPNELREQFDGIAEFTGLGDFLDMPFRTYSSGMQLRLAFSTSTAIRPEILVMDEWLSTGDEDFKHKADRRLREIVETTKILVLASHSRELLRKNCNRILWMEHGRVRMDGPAKEILPAYFGLESPHE from the coding sequence ATGGCTTCCGTCATACTGGCCGGCGTCTCGGTCGAATTTCCGGTCTTCAACGCGGCAAGCCGCTCGCTCAAGAACAGGGTGCTGAGCGTCGCCACAGGCGGCGCGATCGACCGTCGGGTCGATGGTCATGTCATCGTGCGCGGACTGGAGGATGTGAGCTTTGCCGTGAATGAGGGGGACCGGATCGGCCTCGTCGGCCACAACGGTTCCGGCAAGACGACACTGCTGCGCGTGCTGTCGGGCATCTACAAGCCGACGAGCGGCTCGGCGGCAATCCAAGGCGAATGCGTATCGCTTATCAACATCTCCCTGGGCATCGACCCGGAAGCGACGGGCCGCGAGAACATCAGGCTGCGCGCGGCGATGATGGGCATGCGGCCGAACGAATTGCGCGAGCAATTCGATGGCATCGCCGAGTTCACCGGACTGGGCGATTTTCTGGACATGCCGTTCCGGACCTACTCGTCGGGCATGCAGCTTCGCCTGGCGTTCTCGACATCGACGGCGATCAGGCCGGAAATCCTGGTCATGGACGAATGGCTTTCGACCGGCGACGAGGACTTCAAGCACAAGGCCGACAGGCGGCTGCGCGAGATCGTGGAGACGACCAAGATACTTGTGCTTGCCAGCCACTCACGCGAGCTGCTTCGAAAGAATTGCAACCGCATCCTGTGGATGGAACATGGTCGTGTGCGGATGGACGGGCCTGCGAAGGAAATTCTCCCGGCCTACTTCGGTTTGGAATCGCCTCATGAGTAA
- a CDS encoding glycosyltransferase family 4 protein: protein MTFEQPLTVLIANIYLTGRSGTEIVTREVAFALMRAGHRPIVYAPGLGPIAEEIQARGIPVTDDISTIAADIDIIHGNHTQVTAIATARFPNAPALYFAHDFVAWHSAPPLLANVCKYVAVDDTVAERLQFEAGIPADRIVTLLNAVDTDRFAPGPPLPERPRRALAFAKNTQHLHAVRAACAERGIELDVIGASIGSIVSEPETLLPQYDLVFASALSALEAMACGRAVIVCDGRGLAGMARSDTWDGWRRRNFGLRVLQQRLSPEAIAAEIDRYDAVDAAEISSRTRQEASMSKWSNACLLLYREAIGQHRAKPASKDELNLSLARHMQTWLPKPGPIWPWMTEREDLRAQLARVQAELELAELAQAELAQAELEQVELEPAGPDQAGLEPVGLEPVEANKVVSFAQADDPERFVHLTGFSAVEHWGVWTDGDLATVEFKISSAAAPTSLRLGLVPFLHENHPEVIAELFINGMWIERRVFGPTAPGAPLFLQQDWQVALPPEAALARSLAVSLRIENPASPLQVGLSDDRRRLGLGLCLIELGE from the coding sequence ATGACCTTCGAACAGCCGCTGACGGTGCTGATCGCCAACATTTATCTGACAGGCCGTTCGGGAACCGAGATCGTCACAAGGGAAGTCGCCTTCGCCCTCATGCGCGCCGGGCACAGACCGATCGTCTATGCACCCGGGCTAGGACCGATCGCGGAAGAGATCCAGGCTCGCGGCATACCTGTCACCGACGACATCTCGACCATCGCCGCAGACATTGACATCATCCACGGCAACCATACCCAGGTCACCGCGATCGCCACGGCGCGCTTCCCGAATGCCCCGGCACTCTACTTCGCCCACGACTTCGTCGCCTGGCACAGCGCCCCACCGCTTCTCGCCAACGTCTGCAAATACGTGGCCGTCGACGACACGGTTGCCGAACGGCTGCAGTTTGAAGCCGGCATTCCGGCCGACCGTATCGTTACGCTGCTCAATGCCGTCGACACCGACCGGTTCGCACCCGGGCCGCCGCTGCCGGAGCGTCCGCGCCGAGCCCTGGCTTTCGCCAAGAACACGCAGCATTTGCACGCGGTGCGCGCGGCCTGTGCGGAGCGCGGCATCGAGCTGGACGTGATAGGAGCCTCCATCGGCAGCATCGTGAGCGAACCCGAAACCCTGCTGCCGCAATACGACCTCGTCTTCGCGTCGGCGCTGAGCGCCCTTGAAGCCATGGCGTGCGGACGCGCAGTCATCGTTTGCGACGGCCGCGGTCTTGCCGGAATGGCTCGTTCCGACACTTGGGATGGATGGCGGCGGCGCAACTTCGGGCTGCGGGTGCTGCAGCAGCGCCTGTCGCCCGAGGCAATCGCAGCCGAGATCGACCGCTATGATGCCGTCGACGCGGCGGAAATCTCGAGCAGAACCCGCCAAGAGGCAAGCATGTCAAAATGGTCGAACGCTTGCCTGTTGCTCTATCGCGAAGCAATCGGCCAACACCGCGCCAAGCCTGCGAGCAAGGACGAGTTGAACCTTTCGCTGGCGCGTCATATGCAGACCTGGCTGCCGAAGCCTGGGCCGATATGGCCGTGGATGACGGAACGTGAGGATCTGCGGGCGCAGCTGGCTCGCGTGCAGGCAGAGCTAGAGCTAGCCGAACTGGCGCAGGCCGAACTGGCGCAGGCCGAGCTGGAGCAGGTCGAGTTGGAGCCAGCCGGGCCGGATCAGGCCGGGCTGGAACCGGTCGGGCTGGAGCCGGTCGAGGCGAACAAAGTGGTATCATTCGCCCAGGCCGACGATCCCGAAAGATTTGTGCACCTGACGGGATTCTCCGCGGTTGAACACTGGGGAGTCTGGACTGACGGCGACCTGGCGACAGTCGAATTCAAAATCTCCTCCGCGGCTGCGCCAACCTCGTTAAGACTGGGTCTGGTGCCTTTTCTTCATGAGAACCATCCGGAAGTCATCGCTGAGCTTTTCATCAACGGAATGTGGATCGAACGACGGGTGTTCGGACCGACCGCTCCTGGTGCGCCGCTTTTCCTTCAGCAAGACTGGCAGGTGGCGTTGCCGCCCGAAGCTGCGCTGGCCCGGAGTCTCGCTGTGAGCCTCAGGATTGAGAATCCGGCAAGCCCACTACAGGTGGGCCTGTCGGACGATCGACGGCGGCTTGGATTGGGGTTATGCCTGATCGAACTTGGCGAATGA
- a CDS encoding glycosyltransferase, with the protein MRTGIQRVEREILRRWSGPRPLVPCRFDSEKLAFCALPDTVVEILTGDGKHSVEDETERLLPHLHKGTPISTTDLKAGLHNPEVFFDLQRAEAYRALCHEGIASVSWLVYDFLPYLHPQDWEPRTTGRLMHYLRALREVPRAAFISEQTRREYVHRVIRKVGRAGPAIPLGGDGVAMSRQKFDAKKRMFTYVGTIEPRKNVADILEAFELLWQQDVDVELTIIGRIESRSTREPVILERLKAEPRFRYLGHASDDAIRQTLEKTRATLFVSSLEGFGIPPYESLASGIPVIASANLPSLDVLPPGGRVILDEISPNAIASAVHQLLDDPFAKRLWDEVTRLQIPTWDGFVQTLASWLHDAG; encoded by the coding sequence TTGCGCACGGGAATCCAGCGGGTAGAACGCGAGATTTTGCGCCGCTGGAGCGGGCCGCGGCCGCTCGTCCCGTGTCGGTTCGACTCGGAGAAATTGGCTTTCTGCGCGCTCCCCGACACTGTGGTGGAAATACTCACCGGCGACGGCAAGCACTCTGTTGAGGATGAAACAGAACGACTTCTGCCACATCTCCACAAGGGCACCCCGATTTCCACGACCGATCTGAAAGCCGGCCTGCACAACCCCGAGGTGTTTTTCGACCTGCAACGTGCCGAAGCATACCGGGCGCTGTGCCATGAGGGCATCGCCTCGGTCAGTTGGCTGGTGTACGATTTCCTGCCCTATCTTCATCCGCAGGACTGGGAGCCGCGGACGACAGGGCGACTGATGCACTATCTGCGCGCGCTTCGCGAAGTACCGCGCGCTGCGTTTATCAGTGAACAGACCCGCCGCGAGTACGTGCATCGCGTCATACGAAAGGTTGGTCGCGCAGGTCCCGCGATCCCGCTCGGGGGCGACGGCGTAGCGATGTCCCGGCAAAAATTCGACGCCAAAAAGCGAATGTTCACCTATGTTGGGACGATCGAGCCCAGAAAAAACGTTGCCGATATTCTTGAGGCCTTTGAGCTGCTTTGGCAGCAAGATGTCGACGTCGAATTGACCATCATTGGTCGGATAGAAAGCCGATCGACGCGCGAGCCTGTGATCCTGGAGCGCCTCAAGGCCGAACCGCGGTTCAGATATCTGGGTCATGCAAGCGATGATGCGATCAGGCAAACCTTGGAAAAAACGCGAGCAACCCTGTTCGTCAGCTCCCTGGAGGGCTTTGGCATTCCGCCCTATGAAAGCTTGGCAAGCGGCATTCCGGTCATTGCATCCGCGAACCTGCCAAGCCTCGACGTGCTACCACCAGGCGGCCGTGTCATCCTCGACGAGATAAGCCCCAACGCGATTGCGAGCGCGGTGCATCAGCTGCTTGACGATCCGTTCGCGAAAAGGCTTTGGGATGAGGTGACGAGACTGCAAATACCGACTTGGGACGGATTTGTGCAGACACTCGCGTCATGGCTGCACGACGCAGGCTAG
- a CDS encoding glycosyltransferase family 4 protein → MKIGIDARNLVPGLTGIGRYVVEMTRALVAAGHRPILYLPESPANGLGELVGADMRVAAFPGAAARMIWSQTALPRAAANDAVDVFWGPAHRLPFRLPAPMPRVVTIHDLVWAYAPETMRWQTWGAERAFVGAAVRRADAIVVDSNSTEGALRERYPSLEAPVTTIYPGYTHLVPGDIAAVRTRFGIDRPYLLFVGTLEPRKNLVRLLQAWASLGPQVRSGHLLVIAGGQGWHLGDLRSRLADLGISDQVRLTGYLDDTDLASLYAGARALTMPSLYEGFGFPILEANGFGVPVLTSNVSSMPEVAGEGALLVDPLSVRDLTAKLHQLLTDDRDLAQRAATAKANAARFDWHLSAKRLIEVFDQAIAKRKSR, encoded by the coding sequence ATGAAAATCGGAATCGACGCACGCAACCTTGTGCCTGGCCTCACGGGTATCGGAAGATACGTCGTCGAGATGACGCGGGCGCTGGTCGCAGCCGGACACCGACCAATTCTCTATCTGCCCGAGTCGCCGGCCAACGGCCTTGGTGAGCTCGTTGGAGCCGATATGCGCGTGGCGGCTTTCCCAGGCGCTGCCGCTCGCATGATCTGGTCGCAAACGGCACTGCCACGCGCAGCGGCCAACGACGCGGTCGATGTCTTTTGGGGGCCGGCGCACCGGCTTCCCTTCCGTTTGCCGGCGCCGATGCCGCGGGTGGTCACAATTCATGACCTGGTTTGGGCCTATGCGCCCGAAACCATGCGTTGGCAGACATGGGGCGCGGAGCGCGCCTTTGTGGGCGCAGCAGTGCGCCGGGCTGATGCAATCGTCGTGGACTCGAATTCAACGGAGGGGGCGCTCCGGGAGAGGTACCCCAGCCTGGAAGCCCCAGTGACAACGATCTATCCCGGCTACACCCACCTTGTGCCGGGCGACATTGCCGCCGTGCGCACGCGTTTTGGAATCGACCGGCCCTATCTGCTGTTTGTAGGGACCCTTGAGCCGCGCAAGAATCTCGTTCGCCTTTTGCAGGCCTGGGCCAGCCTCGGCCCGCAGGTCCGTTCCGGACATCTGCTGGTTATCGCTGGTGGGCAGGGTTGGCACCTCGGCGATCTCCGATCTCGCCTGGCGGATCTCGGCATTTCCGACCAAGTGCGGCTCACCGGGTACCTGGATGACACCGATCTGGCATCGCTCTATGCTGGAGCTCGGGCGCTTACGATGCCGTCGCTCTATGAAGGGTTCGGCTTTCCCATTCTGGAGGCAAACGGTTTTGGGGTACCGGTTCTGACCTCCAACGTCTCTTCAATGCCTGAAGTTGCCGGCGAAGGCGCCTTGCTGGTCGATCCGCTGTCAGTCCGCGATCTCACCGCAAAGCTGCATCAACTGCTTACTGACGATCGCGACCTTGCACAACGAGCCGCGACCGCCAAGGCCAATGCGGCGCGTTTCGACTGGCATCTCAGCGCAAAGCGTTTGATCGAGGTTTTCGATCAAGCCATTGCCAAGCGGAAAAGCCGCTGA
- a CDS encoding FkbM family methyltransferase, with protein sequence MGADATPSPAAPAMISYAQNCEDVLLERVFKDAATGFYIDIGAYHPTIGSVTKTFYDRGWSGINVEPGAVFNELARERPRDTNVRAVVTDQEGEVDFFENQSDPGMSKVAEGPVMADGEGEMLRVLAVTLDSLVAQHAIGQEINFLKIDAEGSEAAIIRATDWSLIRPLVLVIEATAPWSNELVNQNWEPVLLANRFLRAYFDGINVFYVRAESKELLRHFQVPVNVLDGHLTFEQWHSGVAVKQLTAERSEIIAQRDQFSAECEAQRQKSAEIQGRSVELTAAVERAEAESQRLTVHAAALSRRLAREQKQAEAERKRLTGQAAALSTQLEQEQQQAGAEGMRLTTQAAALSKQLEQERERAEEDGRRLTAHVAALSRQLEQERHSLASATSLAARYDRLVLELRDEGGPRALRSVLPLARLLRRFHHAVDRDNAIDITPTESSMVSPASYEPPSSPVPGPLRSTVKKGALGVYKVLFRPFVRPVMWRLRTFLLQPVYERLDRSHETLHHARSNDIQVLRQEQAQLARNLENHARSDDIQALRQEQAQLARSLDNHARSDDIQALRQEQAQLVRSLEALALTIATNPPRGR encoded by the coding sequence ATGGGCGCCGACGCAACGCCCTCACCGGCAGCGCCCGCTATGATCAGCTACGCCCAGAATTGTGAAGACGTTTTGCTTGAGCGCGTTTTCAAGGATGCCGCGACCGGTTTCTATATCGACATCGGCGCCTATCACCCAACCATAGGATCCGTCACCAAAACCTTCTACGATCGCGGGTGGTCCGGCATAAACGTCGAACCGGGAGCGGTTTTCAACGAGCTGGCGCGGGAGCGACCGCGCGACACAAATGTAAGGGCCGTGGTCACAGACCAGGAGGGTGAGGTTGATTTCTTCGAGAATCAATCCGATCCCGGCATGTCCAAAGTGGCCGAAGGGCCGGTCATGGCGGACGGCGAAGGGGAGATGCTTCGAGTCCTGGCTGTGACGCTCGACAGTCTGGTCGCCCAGCATGCCATCGGACAAGAGATCAATTTTCTCAAGATCGATGCGGAAGGGTCGGAAGCTGCAATCATTCGAGCGACAGACTGGAGCTTGATTCGACCGCTGGTGCTGGTGATTGAAGCGACTGCCCCATGGTCGAACGAGCTCGTCAATCAGAATTGGGAGCCTGTTCTGCTCGCAAACAGGTTCTTGCGTGCGTATTTCGACGGCATCAATGTCTTTTATGTGAGGGCCGAGAGCAAAGAGCTGCTCCGCCACTTCCAGGTGCCGGTAAACGTTCTCGATGGCCATTTGACATTCGAACAATGGCATTCAGGCGTAGCAGTGAAGCAACTGACGGCCGAACGCAGTGAGATCATTGCGCAGCGAGATCAATTTTCCGCAGAATGCGAAGCTCAACGCCAAAAGAGCGCCGAAATTCAAGGACGATCGGTTGAGTTGACGGCGGCAGTCGAGCGGGCGGAGGCTGAAAGCCAGCGTCTGACAGTCCACGCAGCGGCTCTGTCCAGACGCCTTGCGCGAGAACAAAAGCAGGCGGAGGCCGAACGCAAGCGCCTGACAGGCCAAGCGGCAGCCCTGTCTACACAGCTGGAGCAAGAACAGCAGCAGGCGGGGGCGGAGGGCATGCGCCTGACGACCCAAGCGGCGGCTCTGTCCAAACAGCTGGAGCAAGAACGCGAGCGGGCGGAGGAGGACGGCAGGCGTCTGACGGCCCATGTTGCTGCCCTGTCCAGACAGCTGGAGCAGGAACGTCATTCGCTCGCTTCCGCGACCTCTCTTGCCGCACGCTACGATCGCCTCGTCCTTGAGCTTCGCGATGAGGGGGGGCCGCGCGCCCTGAGGAGCGTTCTGCCATTGGCGCGGCTTTTGCGCCGGTTTCATCATGCTGTCGATCGTGATAACGCGATTGATATCACGCCTACGGAGAGTTCCATGGTTTCACCGGCCAGCTATGAGCCGCCCTCCAGCCCTGTTCCAGGTCCCCTACGCTCCACCGTGAAGAAGGGAGCCCTTGGTGTCTACAAGGTCCTTTTCAGGCCTTTTGTGCGTCCAGTCATGTGGCGGCTCAGAACATTTCTGTTGCAACCCGTCTACGAACGCCTCGATCGCTCACATGAGACCCTTCATCACGCGCGCTCGAATGACATCCAGGTATTGCGTCAGGAGCAGGCTCAGCTAGCGAGGAACTTGGAAAATCATGCACGCTCGGATGACATCCAGGCGTTGCGACAGGAGCAGGCTCAGCTTGCGAGGAGTTTGGACAATCATGCGCGCTCGGATGACATCCAGGCGTTGCGGCAGGAGCAGGCTCAACTCGTGAGGAGCCTGGAGGCGCTCGCCCTGACGATAGCGACAAACCCGCCGCGAGGACGTTAG
- a CDS encoding ABC transporter permease produces MLPTKTGVLAEAFADIRAALKKHHLATTFSWQDVAQRYRRSRVGAFWLTINMGVLIGALGFVFGTLFRTPMQEFLPYICVSLIFWGYIASAINEGCTTFVGAEGIILQVRMPLFTHVLRTLYRNAIILGHNILIYPLVLLAVGRMPTWHVVLALPGFVILSLNLLWIMLILGVLCARYRDMTQVMQNLLQVIMYLTPVMWMARTLPEGISRLLLDLNPFYHLISVVRDPLLGELPSATSWMACIVFAIVGWTVALLLFGRYRHRIPYWL; encoded by the coding sequence ATGCTGCCGACTAAGACAGGCGTCCTCGCAGAGGCCTTCGCCGACATAAGAGCCGCGCTGAAGAAACACCACCTGGCGACGACGTTCAGTTGGCAGGACGTGGCCCAGCGCTACCGGCGCTCGCGGGTCGGAGCGTTTTGGCTGACCATCAACATGGGTGTGCTGATCGGCGCGCTCGGCTTCGTCTTTGGCACCCTCTTTCGCACGCCGATGCAGGAGTTTCTCCCCTACATTTGCGTCAGTCTGATCTTCTGGGGTTACATCGCCTCGGCCATCAACGAGGGATGCACGACCTTTGTCGGTGCTGAAGGCATCATCCTCCAGGTGCGTATGCCCTTGTTCACGCACGTGCTGCGGACGCTCTACCGCAACGCCATCATTCTCGGTCACAACATTCTCATTTACCCGCTCGTTCTGCTGGCCGTCGGGCGCATGCCTACATGGCACGTTGTCCTGGCGCTGCCCGGCTTTGTCATTTTGTCGCTCAATCTGCTCTGGATCATGCTCATTTTGGGTGTGCTGTGCGCACGCTACCGCGACATGACGCAGGTGATGCAGAATCTCCTGCAGGTCATCATGTACCTGACCCCGGTGATGTGGATGGCCCGAACGCTGCCCGAGGGCATTTCGCGGCTGTTGCTGGACCTCAATCCCTTCTACCATCTCATCAGTGTCGTGCGCGATCCGCTGCTGGGCGAGCTCCCGTCCGCGACGAGCTGGATGGCCTGCATCGTGTTTGCGATCGTTGGCTGGACGGTCGCTCTGTTGCTGTTCGGCCGTTATCGTCATCGCATCCCCTATTGGCTTTGA